A single window of Brevundimonas naejangsanensis DNA harbors:
- the ccmE gene encoding cytochrome c maturation protein CcmE, with product MSWLPKSPKARRRLWVVIAAAPVLALAVGLSLWAMKDNVTFFYSPSEVTPQKVPAGQMIRLGGLVEAGSVQKAADGSVVFVVTDNGATAQVIYQGDLPDLFREGQGIVAQGSFRPDRVFEASQVLAKHDETYMPREVADRLKEKGEWRPDDAAAPAVAAQQGT from the coding sequence ATGAGCTGGTTGCCCAAATCGCCCAAGGCGCGCCGTCGCCTGTGGGTCGTCATCGCCGCGGCGCCCGTGCTGGCCCTGGCCGTCGGCCTGTCGCTGTGGGCGATGAAGGACAATGTGACCTTCTTCTACTCCCCCTCGGAAGTGACGCCGCAGAAGGTGCCTGCCGGGCAGATGATCCGTCTGGGCGGTCTGGTCGAGGCCGGCAGCGTGCAGAAGGCCGCCGACGGCTCGGTCGTCTTCGTCGTCACCGACAACGGGGCGACGGCGCAGGTGATCTATCAGGGCGACCTGCCCGACCTGTTCCGCGAGGGGCAGGGCATCGTGGCGCAAGGGTCGTTCCGCCCCGACCGCGTGTTCGAGGCCAGCCAGGTGCTGGCCAAACACGACGAGACCTACATGCCGCGCGAAGTCGCCGACCGGCTGAAGGAAAAGGGCGAGTGGCGGCCTGACGATGCGGCGGCGCCCGCCGTCGCCGCGCAGCAGGGGACTTAA
- the ccmI gene encoding c-type cytochrome biogenesis protein CcmI — MTIFWIMTALVTALAGLAVLSAARRGAQAESVADRDAGARELAELDRLKARGLLDEASWTAARAEAGRRLLAAQRADRRPVSCPADRYWVLGGIGAAAAASLGLYAVFGAPGMKDQAYETRVREWASTPEALEPAQVAAVLGQVVKDRPDDRLALTMLGAARFEAGDPIGAASAFRRALAIQPDDAQSWARLGESLVRANDGAVDGDAEAAFRQAVKLDPDQLGARFYLGDAALARGDVAEAEAMWSPLIAALAPSDPRRADLQKRLTEAAR; from the coding sequence ATGACGATCTTCTGGATCATGACGGCGCTTGTGACCGCCCTGGCGGGGCTGGCCGTGCTGTCCGCCGCCCGGCGCGGGGCGCAGGCTGAGAGCGTGGCCGACCGCGACGCGGGCGCACGCGAACTGGCCGAGCTGGACCGGCTGAAGGCGCGGGGCCTGCTGGACGAGGCGAGTTGGACCGCCGCGCGAGCCGAAGCGGGCCGTCGCCTGCTGGCCGCTCAGCGCGCGGATCGCCGTCCGGTGTCGTGCCCGGCCGACCGCTATTGGGTGCTGGGCGGGATCGGAGCCGCGGCCGCCGCGTCGCTGGGCCTTTATGCCGTCTTCGGCGCGCCGGGAATGAAGGATCAGGCCTATGAGACCCGCGTGCGCGAATGGGCCTCGACGCCCGAGGCGCTGGAGCCGGCTCAGGTCGCGGCCGTGCTGGGGCAGGTGGTCAAGGACCGGCCCGACGACCGTCTGGCCCTGACCATGCTGGGCGCTGCCCGGTTCGAGGCGGGCGACCCCATCGGCGCGGCCTCGGCCTTCCGCCGCGCCCTGGCCATCCAGCCGGACGACGCCCAAAGCTGGGCGCGCCTGGGCGAGAGCCTGGTGCGGGCCAATGACGGCGCGGTCGACGGCGACGCCGAGGCGGCCTTCCGTCAGGCGGTCAAGCTGGACCCGGATCAGTTGGGGGCGCGCTTCTATCTGGGCGACGCCGCCCTGGCGCGCGGCGACGTGGCTGAGGCCGAGGCCATGTGGTCGCCGCTGATCGCCGCGCTGGCGCCGTCCGACCCGCGCCGGGCGGATCTGCAGAAACGCCTGACCGAGGCCGCGCGATGA
- a CDS encoding GNAT family N-acetyltransferase, with amino-acid sequence MKNDDVVIRPYVPEDDLKKLSRIWLDASLLAHPFIGEQRLRDQQALIENEYLPNAETWVACVEDDPSGFISLMDTFIGGIFVSPAQQGRGIGRQLITHALNLAGELELEVYTDNQQAMNFYASIGFQELSRRACDDDGHAFENARLRLVG; translated from the coding sequence ATGAAGAACGATGACGTCGTGATCCGGCCATATGTGCCAGAAGACGATCTTAAAAAGCTGTCGCGCATTTGGCTTGATGCTTCCCTATTGGCTCATCCTTTTATCGGCGAACAGCGCTTGCGTGATCAACAAGCTCTTATCGAAAACGAGTATCTGCCTAATGCCGAGACTTGGGTAGCGTGCGTTGAAGATGATCCTAGCGGCTTTATAAGCCTGATGGATACTTTTATCGGGGGAATCTTCGTTTCTCCCGCCCAGCAAGGGCGCGGTATAGGCCGTCAGCTCATAACCCACGCTCTGAACCTTGCTGGTGAGCTCGAGCTTGAGGTTTACACCGACAATCAGCAGGCCATGAATTTCTACGCCAGCATCGGCTTTCAGGAGTTGTCACGCCGTGCTTGTGATGATGATGGCCATGCTTTTGAAAATGCTCGTCTTCGCCTAGTCGGATAA
- a CDS encoding sensor histidine kinase → MTEPITEAEIESGADGAERSSARREWGRWFGRPGRSLTRRLIWLAAAWILVGLAAAAVVLTAVFQESALRRLGNTLSDTIDETVVASVITPEREVFVGEIRDARTQRLLSGKYWMVAEPGPQGALHVLARSASLANADLEYAPDLSDRLRSAFGQTISYNAEDGPKGEPLRIAASMKQLPGRQQPVVFFAGIDRSDVDADTRQFATVTWIAMLLLGAGLVAAVFIQVRVGLRPLFDLGDEISNVRQGRSHRVEGGYPLEIQPLAEQVNRLLAHNQETVERQRTHVGNLAHALKTPLAVMLAEAGTQEGVLPDMVRKQTKVMQDQVDHHLRRARAAARAAHGLGERTDVSEVLDEMAVMLERVFEQKGVEIDWRAPDDLAFLGERQDLQEIFGNLLENAAKWCRRRVRVSAGPSMPGQLIAVVEDDGPGLPADQRDTALKRGTRMDEDTPGTGLGLSIVDELTRAYGGRVTLGDSSLGGLKVVLELPAAEG, encoded by the coding sequence ATGACCGAGCCGATCACCGAGGCCGAGATCGAGTCTGGGGCCGATGGCGCCGAGCGTTCGTCGGCCCGGCGCGAATGGGGTCGGTGGTTCGGGCGGCCCGGCCGTTCGCTGACGCGGCGTCTGATCTGGCTGGCCGCCGCCTGGATCCTGGTCGGCTTGGCGGCGGCGGCGGTGGTGCTGACGGCCGTGTTCCAGGAATCGGCCCTGCGCCGCCTCGGCAACACCCTGAGCGACACCATCGACGAGACCGTCGTCGCCTCCGTCATCACGCCCGAGCGCGAGGTGTTCGTGGGCGAAATACGGGACGCCCGCACCCAGCGCCTGCTGTCGGGAAAATACTGGATGGTCGCCGAGCCGGGGCCTCAAGGCGCGCTGCATGTGCTGGCGCGCTCTGCGTCGCTGGCCAATGCCGACCTGGAGTACGCCCCCGACCTGTCTGACCGCCTGCGCAGCGCTTTCGGTCAGACTATCAGCTACAACGCCGAAGACGGCCCCAAGGGCGAGCCGCTGCGCATCGCCGCCAGCATGAAACAACTGCCCGGCCGCCAGCAGCCGGTCGTCTTCTTCGCCGGGATCGACCGGTCCGACGTTGACGCCGACACGCGCCAGTTCGCCACCGTGACCTGGATCGCCATGTTGCTCTTGGGCGCCGGCCTCGTCGCGGCGGTGTTCATTCAGGTGCGGGTGGGCCTGCGCCCCCTGTTCGATCTGGGCGACGAGATTTCCAATGTGCGACAAGGCCGCTCGCACCGGGTCGAGGGCGGTTATCCGCTGGAAATCCAGCCCCTGGCCGAACAGGTCAACCGCCTGCTGGCGCACAATCAGGAGACGGTTGAACGCCAGCGCACCCACGTCGGCAACCTGGCCCATGCGTTGAAGACGCCGCTGGCCGTCATGCTGGCCGAGGCCGGGACCCAGGAGGGCGTGCTGCCCGACATGGTGCGCAAGCAGACGAAGGTGATGCAGGACCAGGTCGACCATCACTTGCGCCGCGCTCGCGCCGCCGCCCGCGCCGCCCACGGCCTGGGCGAACGCACCGACGTCAGCGAGGTGCTGGACGAGATGGCGGTCATGCTGGAGCGGGTGTTCGAACAGAAAGGCGTCGAGATCGACTGGCGCGCTCCTGACGATCTGGCCTTCCTGGGCGAGCGCCAGGACCTGCAGGAAATCTTCGGCAACCTGCTGGAGAACGCCGCCAAATGGTGCCGCCGCCGGGTGCGGGTCTCGGCCGGTCCCTCCATGCCAGGCCAACTGATCGCCGTGGTCGAGGACGACGGCCCCGGCCTGCCCGCCGACCAGCGCGACACCGCCCTGAAACGCGGCACCCGCATGGACGAGGACACCCCCGGCACGGGGCTGGGCCTGTCGATCGTTGACGAACTGACCCGCGCCTACGGCGGCCGCGTCACCTTGGGCGACAGCAGCCTGGGCGGGCTGAAGGTGGTGCTGGAGTTGCCCGCCGCCGAGGGGTGA
- a CDS encoding response regulator transcription factor: protein MRVLLVEDDVDLSRQLKTALTDAGYAVDHAPDGEEAWFLGDTEPYDVVVLDLGLPKIDGVSVLERWRREGKATPVLILTARGAWSDKVAGFDAGADDYLTKPFHTEELLARLRALLRRSAGHAAATLTCGGLRLDPRAARATVNGEPLRLTSLEYRLLHYLMMHQGRVISRTELVEHLYDQDFDRDSNTIEVFVGRLRKKIGADRIETVRGLGYRLSPLAGESDAA from the coding sequence ATGCGGGTGCTGCTTGTCGAGGACGACGTCGATCTGTCGCGCCAGTTGAAGACCGCCCTGACCGACGCCGGCTACGCCGTCGACCATGCGCCGGACGGCGAGGAAGCCTGGTTCCTGGGCGACACCGAACCCTATGACGTGGTGGTGCTGGACCTAGGCCTGCCCAAGATCGACGGCGTGTCCGTGCTGGAGCGCTGGCGCCGCGAAGGCAAGGCGACGCCGGTGCTGATCCTGACCGCGCGCGGCGCCTGGTCGGACAAGGTGGCGGGCTTCGACGCCGGGGCCGACGACTATCTGACCAAGCCCTTCCACACCGAGGAGCTGCTGGCCCGCCTGCGCGCCCTGCTGCGCCGCTCGGCCGGCCATGCGGCGGCGACCCTGACCTGCGGGGGGCTGAGGCTGGACCCGCGCGCAGCGCGCGCTACGGTCAACGGGGAACCGCTGCGGTTGACCTCGCTGGAATACCGGCTGCTGCACTATCTGATGATGCATCAGGGCCGGGTCATCAGCCGCACCGAACTGGTCGAACACCTGTACGATCAGGATTTCGACCGCGACTCGAACACCATTGAGGTCTTCGTCGGCCGCCTGAGAAAGAAGATCGGCGCGGACCGTATCGAGACCGTGCGCGGGCTGGGTTATCGCCTGTCGCCGCTGGCCGGCGAGAGCGACGCGGCCTGA
- a CDS encoding nucleotidyltransferase family protein, producing the protein MSVEGVTTAAELETRLTEIVRANAGLMHVLGVMRDLDLPDWRLFSGAVYQSVWNERTGRAPGYGVKDYDIGYFDRDTSWDAEDVIIKRVAAAFAPEFRDIVEVRNQARVHLWFEGKFGETYEPLTCTDDAPARFVAPAFALGVRLEKDDAISVVAPFGLQDVFDMVIRPNPTRGLAKGWDRVIANARGRWPEITVIEPA; encoded by the coding sequence ATGAGCGTAGAGGGGGTGACGACGGCTGCGGAGCTAGAGACCCGCCTGACCGAGATCGTCCGCGCCAATGCGGGCTTGATGCATGTGCTGGGCGTGATGCGCGACCTGGACCTGCCGGACTGGCGGCTGTTTTCGGGGGCGGTCTACCAGTCGGTGTGGAATGAGCGGACCGGCCGGGCGCCGGGCTATGGCGTCAAGGATTACGACATCGGCTATTTCGACCGCGACACCTCCTGGGACGCCGAGGACGTGATCATCAAGCGGGTCGCAGCGGCGTTCGCGCCGGAGTTTCGCGACATCGTCGAGGTCCGCAACCAGGCGCGAGTCCATCTGTGGTTCGAGGGCAAGTTCGGCGAAACATATGAGCCGCTGACCTGCACCGACGACGCCCCGGCCCGCTTTGTCGCCCCGGCCTTCGCCCTGGGGGTGCGGCTGGAGAAGGACGATGCGATCAGCGTCGTCGCCCCCTTCGGCCTGCAGGACGTGTTCGATATGGTGATCCGGCCCAATCCCACGCGAGGCCTGGCCAAGGGCTGGGACCGGGTGATCGCCAATGCGCGCGGGCGCTGGCCCGAAATCACGGTGATCGAACCGGCATAG